From the genome of Sphingobacterium kitahiroshimense, one region includes:
- a CDS encoding RtcB family protein yields MKDCQSVSNGFSTMDLSKIMMENKRINGNDLIALGYEENFALGEALKINKKRLGFTREEMLLKFAEVLATPDSYLEDGLFKSLASALLNVDEVAKATISLKEGKQQYTIYGESQIEEGALRQMDLAMKLPIAVAGALMPDAHQGYGLPIGGVLATHHAVIPYGVGVDIGCRMALSIFDVPEEHLYLHHDLYKKVIMDNTKFGAGHGYLKHERVDHAVLANKAFEANDFIRQLKDKAWTQLGSSGGGNHFVEFGVMEFKETDRTLGIEKGRYVALLTHSGSRGLGATIADHYTKLAKKLCSLPYEAQNLAYMSLDTAEGQEYWLAMNLAGDYASACHEVIHEKIGRALGAERLAMIENHHNFAWKELHQGEEVIVHRKGATPAAKGVLGIIPGSMATPGFLVRGKGKEEAIHSASHGAGRLMSRTKAIKTIARKDLKSMLSDNGITLIGAGLDEAPMAYKNIHEVMAAQEDLVDIIASFSPKIVRMADDGSRED; encoded by the coding sequence GTGAAAGATTGTCAATCTGTAAGCAATGGTTTCAGTACAATGGATTTGAGTAAGATCATGATGGAAAATAAAAGAATAAATGGCAATGACTTAATTGCTTTAGGCTATGAAGAGAATTTTGCTTTAGGTGAAGCATTGAAAATTAATAAAAAGAGATTAGGGTTTACCCGTGAAGAGATGTTGTTGAAGTTTGCAGAAGTATTGGCCACTCCGGATAGCTATTTGGAGGATGGGCTATTCAAGTCGCTAGCGTCAGCACTTTTAAATGTTGATGAAGTAGCTAAAGCTACGATTTCTTTAAAGGAGGGGAAACAACAATACACTATTTATGGTGAGTCACAGATTGAAGAGGGGGCATTGCGCCAGATGGATCTAGCGATGAAGCTTCCTATTGCAGTTGCAGGAGCATTAATGCCCGATGCGCATCAAGGATATGGTTTGCCAATTGGTGGGGTATTGGCTACTCATCATGCTGTCATTCCTTATGGTGTGGGTGTTGATATCGGTTGTCGAATGGCATTGTCAATTTTTGATGTACCCGAAGAGCATCTTTATCTGCATCATGATTTATATAAGAAAGTGATTATGGATAATACCAAATTTGGTGCTGGACATGGTTATTTAAAACATGAACGTGTTGACCACGCTGTATTAGCGAATAAAGCTTTTGAAGCGAATGATTTTATTCGTCAATTAAAGGATAAGGCTTGGACGCAGTTAGGCTCTTCTGGTGGGGGAAATCACTTTGTTGAATTTGGGGTCATGGAGTTTAAAGAAACAGATCGTACACTTGGTATTGAGAAAGGTCGATATGTGGCTTTATTGACGCACTCGGGATCTAGGGGATTGGGCGCAACTATTGCCGATCATTATACTAAATTGGCTAAAAAGCTTTGTTCTTTACCTTATGAAGCTCAGAATTTGGCTTATATGAGTTTAGATACTGCGGAAGGGCAAGAGTATTGGTTAGCGATGAATCTTGCTGGTGATTATGCTTCGGCTTGCCACGAGGTAATACATGAGAAAATCGGTAGGGCATTAGGTGCAGAGCGATTGGCGATGATCGAAAATCATCATAATTTTGCATGGAAGGAGTTACACCAAGGCGAGGAGGTGATTGTGCATCGGAAGGGAGCAACTCCTGCCGCGAAAGGGGTGCTGGGTATTATTCCTGGATCGATGGCAACTCCAGGTTTCTTAGTACGAGGGAAAGGAAAAGAGGAGGCAATTCATTCGGCTTCTCATGGTGCTGGACGTTTGATGAGTCGTACGAAAGCTATAAAAACCATAGCCCGTAAAGATCTAAAATCCATGTTGTCGGATAATGGTATCACTTTAATCGGTGCCGGATTGGATGAAGCACCAATGGCTTATAAAAATATTCACGAGGTGATGGCTGCGCAAGAAGATCTGGTAGATATTATCGCGAGTTTCTCTCCGAAGATTGTGCGCATGGCTGATGATGGAAGTCGGGAAGATTAA
- a CDS encoding slipin family protein: protein MKRVSIDINQLGLVVKKNRYIRVVPAGKYWLGFGEKLELYDLSKPFPGSLDVDVLMQLAGFSEHVELVEVSDNEICLIFVNNNYKQVLAAGRHVFWKGLLTYHFQKEDITDIEIGTTVHKQLLEKQTLAYYVRQFKLEPSEKGLLFLNGAFSKILEAGTYYWWKNATSISISKVDIRLTTMDIAGQEILTKDKAQIRINFSIQYQVVDVLKAMLENKDFEKQLYMLMQLALRSYIGRMTLDELMDNKSAINAHVLEETASQVELLGVKVFHAGVKDIILPGDIREIMNQVLVAEKKAQANIITRREETASTRSLLNTAKLMEDNAMLFKLKEMEYVEKIAEKINNISVSGNGQIVDQLKQLFVK, encoded by the coding sequence ATGAAAAGAGTAAGTATAGATATCAATCAATTGGGATTAGTTGTTAAAAAAAATCGTTATATCCGCGTAGTGCCTGCTGGAAAATACTGGCTAGGTTTTGGTGAAAAACTGGAATTATATGATTTGTCGAAGCCTTTTCCAGGTAGCTTGGATGTCGATGTATTGATGCAGCTTGCAGGTTTTTCGGAGCATGTGGAATTGGTGGAAGTTTCCGATAATGAGATCTGTCTGATTTTTGTTAACAACAACTATAAGCAGGTACTAGCAGCGGGCAGGCATGTTTTCTGGAAGGGTTTATTAACCTATCATTTTCAAAAGGAGGATATTACTGATATAGAAATAGGAACGACAGTACATAAGCAACTGTTGGAGAAGCAGACGCTGGCTTACTACGTACGGCAGTTTAAGTTGGAGCCTTCGGAAAAAGGTTTACTATTTCTTAATGGAGCATTTTCAAAGATATTGGAAGCGGGTACATATTACTGGTGGAAAAATGCGACATCCATCAGTATTTCAAAAGTAGATATACGATTGACGACTATGGATATTGCTGGTCAAGAGATTTTGACTAAAGACAAGGCGCAGATTAGGATTAATTTTTCGATACAGTACCAAGTTGTGGATGTACTGAAAGCAATGCTTGAAAACAAAGATTTTGAGAAGCAGTTGTATATGTTGATGCAATTGGCATTACGTTCTTATATAGGTCGAATGACTTTGGATGAACTGATGGACAATAAATCTGCAATCAACGCACATGTGCTAGAGGAGACTGCTTCACAGGTTGAATTGCTGGGTGTCAAGGTATTTCATGCCGGTGTTAAAGATATCATCTTGCCAGGAGATATCCGAGAGATAATGAATCAGGTACTGGTCGCGGAAAAAAAAGCTCAAGCCAATATCATCACGCGGCGTGAAGAAACTGCTTCTACAAGAAGCTTGTTGAATACAGCGAAATTAATGGAAGATAACGCGATGTTGTTTAAATTGAAAGAGATGGAATATGTGGAGAAGATTGCAGAAAAAATAAACAATATTTCGGTTTCGGGTAATGGTCAGATTGTGGATCAGCTGAAGCAGCTGTTTGTGAAATGA
- a CDS encoding helix-turn-helix transcriptional regulator has product MSTNKLALIRYKTIDSCLCQRHRKWTLEDLIEKVSNALYELEGIHNGISKRTIQGDIQLMRSNKLGYNAPIIVTDRKFYSYSDPKYSISNSPITSLDMKKMKEAVDLLKHLNGFSYFDEMSDMILRLENTLIKSVGIQKPVVQMESNKLLKGLNWISTLHHAILEEIPLLITYKSFKSLAPTQDVYYPYLLKEYRNRWFLICKPKKGKLLLNLALDRIVDIDEMAKNGFIAYDGIDFDRYFADTIGVTKSHKDRGQKVILKIDSFNAPYVETKPLHSSQQIIDKNNDGSIMIRLDVVLNFELEREILGFGENIEVIAPRNLRDRIKRRVHKNMQQYTKEIE; this is encoded by the coding sequence ATGTCCACCAATAAACTTGCATTAATACGCTACAAAACCATAGACAGTTGTTTATGTCAACGTCATCGCAAATGGACGTTAGAAGATCTCATTGAAAAAGTATCCAATGCCCTTTACGAACTGGAAGGTATCCATAATGGGATAAGTAAAAGAACGATTCAAGGAGACATACAGCTTATGCGTAGCAATAAGTTAGGATATAATGCTCCAATCATTGTGACAGATCGGAAATTTTACAGCTATAGTGATCCAAAATATAGCATCAGTAATTCACCCATCACCTCCTTAGATATGAAGAAGATGAAAGAAGCCGTGGATTTACTCAAGCATCTTAATGGATTTTCTTATTTTGACGAGATGAGTGATATGATCTTACGTTTAGAAAATACACTCATTAAATCCGTAGGAATTCAAAAACCTGTCGTGCAAATGGAAAGTAATAAACTACTGAAAGGTTTGAACTGGATCAGTACCTTACATCATGCCATCCTCGAAGAAATACCTTTACTTATCACCTACAAATCATTTAAGTCGCTTGCACCAACGCAAGATGTTTATTACCCATACCTTTTAAAAGAATACCGAAATAGGTGGTTTTTAATCTGTAAACCAAAAAAAGGAAAATTATTACTCAACCTTGCCCTTGATCGTATTGTAGATATTGATGAAATGGCAAAAAATGGTTTCATAGCCTATGATGGAATTGATTTCGATCGTTACTTTGCCGATACAATCGGCGTAACAAAAAGCCACAAAGACCGAGGCCAAAAAGTAATTTTAAAAATTGACAGTTTCAATGCTCCTTATGTAGAGACCAAACCATTACACAGCTCTCAACAGATCATCGATAAAAATAATGATGGTAGTATCATGATTCGTCTTGATGTCGTTTTAAACTTTGAACTGGAACGAGAAATATTGGGCTTTGGCGAGAATATAGAGGTTATTGCTCCCCGTAATCTACGCGATCGGATCAAAAGAAGAGTTCATAAAAACATGCAACAGTATACCAAAGAAATAGAATAA
- the hemW gene encoding radical SAM family heme chaperone HemW, whose protein sequence is MIYFHIPFCKQACHYCDFHFSTSLKYKDEMLSMLYKEVELRADYLEDKNIQSIYFGGGTPSILEAEDISRLIDKVSQHFEIDTNVEITLEANPDDLKREKVAKLRQTEINRFSIGIQSFFEEDLRWMNRAHNQEEAESCIMRVQDAGFENITCDLIYGFPLLTDEKWKMNMQKLLDFQIPHISSYSMTVEKKTALDHMIKTGKAAAIDSDQAADQMLMLIDRLTTAGFEQYEISNFAKNGMYAKHNTNYWKGKHYLGIGPSAHSFNGTSRSWNIANNAKYIHDIYQGVLPLETEELSALDRINEYTMTSLRTMWGINLTIVEDKFGSEVKKQLLNNAEEFIYNKQLTQVENQLTLTDTGKLMADHIMSELFIVD, encoded by the coding sequence ATGATCTACTTTCACATTCCATTCTGTAAGCAAGCCTGTCATTACTGTGACTTTCACTTCAGCACGTCACTGAAATATAAAGACGAAATGCTCAGCATGCTATACAAGGAAGTGGAACTTAGAGCTGATTATCTGGAAGACAAAAATATTCAGTCCATTTACTTTGGCGGTGGCACCCCCTCTATACTAGAAGCGGAAGATATCTCCAGACTGATTGACAAAGTATCGCAGCATTTCGAAATTGACACCAATGTTGAGATTACCTTAGAAGCTAATCCCGACGATCTTAAGCGAGAAAAAGTAGCGAAACTGCGGCAAACAGAAATCAATCGTTTTAGTATCGGCATTCAATCCTTTTTTGAAGAAGATCTAAGATGGATGAACCGGGCACACAATCAAGAAGAAGCCGAATCCTGTATTATGCGGGTTCAAGATGCTGGATTCGAAAATATAACCTGCGACCTGATCTATGGCTTTCCATTATTAACCGATGAAAAGTGGAAAATGAATATGCAAAAGCTACTGGATTTTCAGATTCCGCATATCTCATCCTACTCGATGACTGTAGAAAAGAAAACAGCGCTCGATCATATGATCAAAACAGGAAAAGCAGCCGCAATAGATAGCGATCAAGCAGCGGATCAAATGTTGATGCTGATTGATCGATTAACAACTGCAGGGTTTGAACAATATGAAATTTCTAATTTTGCTAAAAATGGGATGTATGCAAAGCATAATACGAACTATTGGAAAGGAAAGCATTATTTAGGCATAGGTCCATCTGCACATTCATTTAATGGTACATCACGTTCATGGAATATCGCGAATAATGCCAAATATATACACGATATCTACCAAGGAGTACTTCCTTTGGAAACTGAAGAATTATCAGCCTTAGACCGTATCAATGAATATACGATGACCTCACTAAGGACGATGTGGGGTATTAATCTTACAATAGTGGAAGATAAATTCGGATCAGAGGTTAAAAAACAATTATTGAACAATGCTGAAGAGTTCATCTACAACAAGCAGTTAACTCAAGTTGAAAATCAGCTGACCCTTACAGATACAGGAAAACTCATGGCCGATCACATTATGTCAGAACTGTTTATTGTAGACTAA
- a CDS encoding 3-deoxy-D-manno-octulosonic acid transferase, producing the protein MRLLYSLGIHLYGLLLRLIAPFHPKAKLWVEGRRDWYARMNQTVETGQNHIWFHFASLGEFEQGRAVLEGIKKDFPLKKIVITFYSPSGYEVRKNTNLADYVFYLPEDTAKNAKLFIDLINPEFVVFTKYEYWYHYFSELKNRQISLLMISAIFRPDQIFFQPYGGFFREILSAVTYFFMQNEESVHLLKEHGFRNVGLTGDTRFDRVVELPKQRKQIDEVTQFVAEYPVLVAGSTWQEDEQLLKDLMLKFPKWKLILAPHEIHDTHIRAILALFPDALQFSKYVSYADERVAHAQVLIIDNIGMLSSLYGYGKMSYIGGGFGIGIHNTLEAATYGIPVIFGPKYHKFQEAKDLIEQGAGFSIQNREELYKVFTCLQDSVKREYSGKQAKCFVQQHAGATAIIMKYLYSSKLLK; encoded by the coding sequence ATGCGTCTTCTTTATTCTTTAGGAATTCATCTTTATGGGCTTTTATTACGCTTAATAGCGCCTTTTCATCCGAAAGCAAAGCTTTGGGTAGAGGGGCGTAGGGACTGGTATGCACGCATGAATCAAACGGTTGAAACGGGGCAAAATCACATCTGGTTTCATTTTGCTTCTTTGGGTGAATTTGAGCAGGGAAGGGCTGTTTTGGAAGGAATAAAAAAAGATTTCCCCTTAAAAAAAATTGTTATTACTTTTTATTCTCCCTCGGGATATGAAGTTCGTAAAAATACAAATTTAGCAGATTACGTTTTTTATTTACCTGAGGATACAGCAAAAAATGCAAAACTGTTTATTGATTTAATTAATCCTGAGTTTGTAGTTTTTACAAAATATGAGTATTGGTATCATTATTTTTCTGAGCTGAAAAATAGACAGATATCATTATTGATGATTTCTGCCATTTTCAGGCCTGATCAAATTTTCTTCCAGCCTTATGGCGGTTTTTTTCGAGAGATATTGAGTGCTGTGACTTATTTTTTCATGCAGAATGAAGAAAGTGTTCATTTATTGAAAGAGCATGGATTTAGAAATGTTGGGTTAACAGGGGATACGCGATTTGATCGTGTGGTTGAATTGCCTAAGCAGAGAAAACAGATCGATGAGGTTACGCAATTTGTCGCAGAATATCCAGTTTTGGTTGCGGGTAGTACTTGGCAAGAAGATGAGCAGTTATTAAAAGATTTAATGTTGAAATTTCCGAAGTGGAAGCTGATATTGGCTCCACATGAAATTCATGATACTCATATAAGGGCAATTTTAGCGTTATTTCCTGATGCTTTACAATTCTCTAAATATGTTTCGTATGCTGATGAAAGAGTAGCACATGCTCAAGTGCTGATTATTGATAATATTGGCATGCTGTCGTCGCTATATGGTTATGGAAAGATGAGTTATATCGGTGGAGGCTTTGGAATTGGTATTCATAATACATTAGAGGCTGCTACTTATGGTATTCCCGTTATATTTGGTCCTAAATATCATAAATTTCAAGAGGCTAAAGATCTGATTGAGCAAGGCGCTGGGTTTTCAATTCAAAATCGGGAAGAACTGTATAAAGTGTTTACATGTCTGCAGGATAGTGTAAAAAGAGAATATTCCGGGAAACAAGCAAAATGTTTTGTGCAGCAGCATGCTGGTGCTACTGCAATTATTATGAAATATCTTTATTCTTCTAAATTATTGAAGTAA
- the galE gene encoding UDP-glucose 4-epimerase GalE, translated as MSKILVTGGTGYIGSHTVVELHNAGYTPVIVDNLSNSSIKMLDQIEKIIGIKPEFHQFDLCDDTKVLEFVKNNPDINGIIHFAASKAVGESVQNPLKYYHNNFFSLINLLEAYREKPINFVFSSSCTVYGEPDYLPVDEAAPVKKATSPYGNTKQIAEEILEETANAYDNFNIIALRYFNPVGAHESALIGELPLGVPQNLLPFITQTAIGKRDKLTVFGNDFDTNDGFCVRDFIHVVDLAKAHVAAIKLLEKGNPKGKYDVFNVGTGNGYSVLEAIKAFEEASGQKLNYVVGPRREGDIVKVYGDVTKSTNELNWKAQLGIFEMMDSAWKWEKYLQENPID; from the coding sequence ATGAGCAAAATACTTGTAACAGGCGGAACAGGATATATTGGTTCGCATACAGTTGTTGAATTACATAATGCAGGCTATACACCGGTTATCGTTGACAACTTATCTAATTCTAGCATCAAAATGTTAGATCAAATTGAAAAAATCATCGGTATAAAGCCTGAGTTTCATCAGTTTGATCTATGTGATGACACCAAAGTTTTAGAATTTGTTAAAAACAATCCAGATATCAACGGTATCATTCATTTTGCAGCATCTAAAGCAGTAGGTGAGTCCGTTCAGAATCCATTAAAATATTATCACAACAACTTCTTCTCCCTAATCAATCTTTTAGAAGCTTATCGTGAAAAGCCGATAAACTTTGTCTTCTCTTCCAGTTGTACAGTTTATGGAGAACCTGATTACTTACCTGTTGACGAAGCTGCCCCAGTAAAAAAAGCAACTTCTCCATATGGTAACACCAAACAGATTGCAGAAGAAATATTAGAAGAAACTGCAAATGCATATGACAATTTTAATATTATTGCATTACGTTATTTCAATCCTGTAGGAGCACATGAGTCAGCATTAATTGGCGAATTACCATTAGGAGTTCCTCAAAATCTTCTTCCATTCATTACCCAAACAGCTATAGGAAAACGCGATAAATTGACTGTTTTTGGAAATGACTTCGATACAAACGACGGTTTCTGTGTACGTGACTTTATCCATGTTGTAGATTTAGCAAAAGCACACGTTGCAGCAATCAAATTATTGGAAAAAGGAAATCCTAAAGGAAAGTACGATGTATTTAATGTAGGCACAGGAAATGGATATTCTGTTTTAGAAGCTATAAAAGCTTTTGAAGAAGCTTCAGGCCAAAAACTAAACTATGTCGTAGGACCACGTCGTGAAGGCGATATCGTCAAGGTATATGGCGATGTCACAAAATCAACCAATGAGTTAAATTGGAAAGCACAATTAGGCATCTTCGAAATGATGGATAGCGCTTGGAAGTGGGAGAAATACCTGCAGGAAAATCCAATCGATTAA